Genomic window (Spirosoma sp. KCTC 42546):
TTCACTACGACGTCGTGTTACATCAGGTGAGGACCCATAAAATTCTGGTGTCGGTTCGTCAGGATTGGGAAAGCGGGCAACTGGTCGAAGCGGAACCTGTGCAGGTGGGTACAATCAGTTTAGACATCGTCAACGATCGTATTCTGCCCTTGCCGATTAACCTGGCATCGGGTAGCCCCTGGACAGGCTTGACCGCGATGATAAAGTTAGGTACGCAACACATTGCGGAAGGAACCGACCATTTACTGTTTTTACTCGTGTTACTATTGCCCGCTCCGCTACTCGTGGTTGGGAAGCGTTGGAGCCGGTTTGGTGGAGTTCACTATAGTCTTCGGCATATCTTGCTGATCGTTACTGCCTTCACTATCGGCCATTCACTGACCCTATTGCTGGGGGCAATGGGTTGGGTGCGGTTACCCGCCCAACCCGTCGAAATTTTGATTGCGGTGTCGATTCTAGTGTCGGCGGCTCATGCCGTTAGACCTTTGTTTCCGGGTCGGGAAGCCTGGATAGCTGCTGGCTTCGGTCTGGTTCACGGGCTGGCGTTTGCCAGTACGTTAGCCAATCTGCAACTGGATATGGGGCCAATGGCGCTGAGTATTCTGGGCTTTAATCTGGGTATTGAATTGATGCAGCTCCTGATTATTGGCCTGGCCATTCCCTGGTTGATGCTGCTCAGTCGTACACCAACTTACCGGATTGTCCGGTTGACCGGAGCTTTCCTGGCTGCTATTGCGGCCCTGGCTTGGGTGGTTGAGCGCATCACGGGCCAACCTAATTTCTTAACTAAAGGGGTAGAGCAGGTGGCTAGTTATGCTCCATATGGGCTGGGCGTATTAGCTCTTATGGCCCTATTGCTCTCCTGGCGAATGAAGCGAGCGAATCAACTTCCTGTACTATAGTTGCTTACGAAGCTATATTCCCCTCTGAGATGCTATCCATTATCGACCAACGATTTGTTGGACGCCTGTTTCTGGTGCTTGCCTTAACCAGTTTTAGCGCCTACAACGAAGTAGCCCAACACGCCAATCGATCAAGCTGGCAAGCCCAAGTTGAAGTTGGTGGGTGGGCTGATATCGGACAGGCTCAGCCATTCTGGTTACGAGCGAATCAACACGGGGCCATTCCACTGATCTGGGGGTCAAATTTGTACTGCGCAGGGAGTCTGGCTATTTTGTCACCAGCACATCTACGAAGATTTTTCTGGTTTAGCCTGAGAGAATGCACCCGAGGTTATTTAAGAGATAGGTCGTCACATCATAGATGAGTGTTTGCCAACCAAGGTCGACGGGCTTGGTCTTTAACCTGTACTTAGTTGGTTATCAAGTTGTGGTGCCGAACCGGCAACAAGATAACAAACTCAGCTCCTGATCCACTGTTCGGAGTCACTGAAATCATACCCCCGTGATTATCGATAATCTTTTTGCAGATGGCCAGCCCAAACCCTAACTTCAACAAACCAGCACTAGTATTCTTGTGAATGAGAAATAACTGGTCACCCAGTCCTATCTTGAGACCCGGACCATTATCCGAATAGGTAATCCGAATAAATTCCTCGTAGCGATACTTGCCCGGTAGTGAACGGAAACTATTTTGCTCGATGAGCTGGCCAGTAATGGTAATTTCCAGCGGGGGATGAGCCGGTTGATGACTAATTAAAACGGAATTAGTCATCAGTTCAATGAACAAGTTGACTAACTGCCCCCTGTCTCCCTCAATCTGAGGCAGGTCGTGCGTCACTAAGCGGATATTTGTTACATGCTGCTGACTGACTCGTTCGCTGGCGTTTACTACAACCTGCTGCAAGTCAATCAGGCCGATCTGTTCTGGATCGACTTCCAGGGAGAGATAGTCCCCCAGCCTTCGGATTAAGGCCCGCATGCTCTGACTGGCTGCCATAATCCGATCCAGTAATTTCCCCTCATCCAGCACCAGGCCCTGACCTTCTTCCTGCCGTAAAGCATCTGCCAACAGCGTTATTTTGCGCAACGGCTCTTGGAGATCGTGGGTAATCAACTTACTAAACTGCCAGAGTTGCTGATTCTTTTGGGCTAACTCGGTTAGCTGTTGATCCAGCAAGTGCTGATGCTGCTCTAACGTTTGTTTGGCTTCGAGCAGCTCCTTGTTTTCGCGCAGGGCCTGTTGGGCCTCGCGTTTGGACTGTAGAATTTCTTCTTCGTACTTTTGACGTTGGCGTACCGGCAGGCAGACACACTGGTAGACTCGGGAATCGTCCCGCTTCAGGCTAGCTGCATTCAGCAAGACAGGAAGAGCCTGCCCATTTTTCATCCGCAGAGACAGGAAAATTTCGTCGGCTTTGCCTTGTAGTTTCAGCAGTGGATAAAAATGGGTCTGGTAAAAAATCCGACTGGCGATGGTGAGCAGCGCTTCCACGGGCTTGCCAGCCATGTCCGGGGCGTCATACCCTAGCTGATCAAGTAGGGTCTGATTAATTCCCAGTAAGATGCCCTCCTCGGTGAAGTAGAAATAGCCACCTGGCATCTGGTTGAGTAACTCATCCGACAAACCGTTCATCGTCCGTTTAAGCCCTGGCTTGGCTGTAAGTACGCGTTTATGGCCTGTATCGTCTCCTGGGGTGCACTTAGGTGGGGGCAGTGCCCTGTTGCATTCAGCAGGATCAGTTGGCTATCCCGCAGATGTTGATGTACGTACATGCCCACCTCAAGGGGAGCAATTAAATCCTGAGTGCATTGCAGGACCAGGCCCGGAACTGTCGACTTGGCGATATCCAGGCGATTATCGGATAAAAACGTTACCTGAGCAAACTGGCGGGCGATGAGGGGGTCCGTTGAGCAGAAGCTTTCACTTAGTTCTTGGGTCAGCTCAGGTTGCGCTGGATCATTGATCACCACAGGCGCCAAAAAATTAGCCCAACCGATATAATTCTTCTCCATGGTCAGTAACAACTCCTCAATATCGGTGCGGTTAAATCCGCCCACATACTCCGCCCCGTCATTGATGTAGCAGGGTGAAGGACCAATCAAAATCAGGCGACTGAACCGTTCAGGCGCTTTTAGTGAAGCCAGCAAGCCAATCATACAACTAACTGAATGGCCCACAAAAATGATGTCGGTCAAATCCAGCGCTGTACAGATGTCAAGCACATCCTGGGCGTAGCCATTAAGGTTATTGTAACGGTCGGGGTTATAGGCGCTGAGCTGGGACGAACCGGAGCCGACATAGTCAAATAAAATAAGTCGGTAGTCTGTCTCGAAGGCTGAGGTAATGAATCGCCACATCTGCTGACTGCACCCAAATCCGTGGGCAAACAGCATGGGTTGATGCCCGGAGCCCCGAATAGTGACATGATTACGAATTAGAATGGATGTTTCCAATATAGCAATAAGGAGAGGCTTCCAATAAAGGTAGGAAAAACAAGTGGTAAACTTAGAGTATACACTTAAATAGGAGGTTTAAGCAGGGTATATGTACCTGTCTGCTTAGATAACACTTGGCCGGAAGGAACTAGCTGACTCTCCTATTGAGGGCTTTTTGAACGAACAGGTTAACCGGCACTTGTTACAAATACTTGGATTGTAACTAAATCAAGGTCTTTCTGCTTGGTCAAACGTAATAAGTCGCCATAAAGTCCAGATCGGGTTGACAAGGCCATGCTTCACTTTTTGAAAATACAAATGATAGGTGAAGCATTTGTATGCTATCATTTTATCAACCCAAAAATGAGCTTAAACTCTTAAAATTAGGGCTTTCGCCCTATTCTTCTTAAAGTGCAAAACGGCATTATGACGAAATTATACTATAAATGCTCGTTTGCACTTGATAAAATGAATGCTCTTTTAGGCATAACATTTAACGGTTATTGCTTGTAACAGGCAGCTACAAGCAATAACCGGTGCTCACGAACAGGCTACCTCTATCTGGAACAGTCCTGCCTAAAGGCTTCCCTGCCTCTTTAAATAGATGCCGCTGCGTTGGTAGTATTATTCGTTTTACTACAGAAGAATGTTTACGGGATTAAAGTTGGGATAATAACCCTAATTGATAGGGCTATATGAATATAATAAAACAAAAAGTTATAACAAGGTGTACTCCCGCTGTAGGTAACTTTTCTGGACTCGCTGTTGCCAGATTCTACACTACGCTACGCCTGATTAGGGCAGTAATATCATACTATAGTGAGAGCAACTGGGAGTAGTTTTGAGGGCCGCCTAATGCAAAAAATACAAAATGCCCTGCCGACGGTAACCCCCTATATTGAGACAAATAACCCCCATTTCCTGGGGCGTATTGTTTCAATTTGGATTAAGGAGATTGAGACAACGATTGAACTTAGGCTTCCTGATATTGAAGTAGAGGAATGGAGCTTAAACGAACCTGTATATATTTCACTGATTGTTAAACATCTCAAGCAGGTTTATCAGGAACTTGAAAAAGCACCTTAAACTATGCTTTTTCAAGTCTAAAGTAGACATATGGTTAGCAAACTAATGAAGTAGGCCTATACCTAAGTTAGGTCATCCCCCAGGAATGCTGCTGCTTTCAGTTTTGACTGAACATACGGATCGATCTGTTGGCTGGTAGACGGTGCGTGTCAAAGTATCCAAAAAGGAGCCAGAGTCCAGGAAACGTAATTCGTAGATACTTTACGGAGTACCCATTCGCTTGGGTACAAGAAAGCGTCCCCTCCAGTATTGCCCCCGGAACCGTAAATAGCGTTTGTCGGCTGTAATCAGGATAATTTCAACTGCTATTACCGGAGATAGCTATACACGTATACATGCCTCTGAGAATATATAACCCAAGTTGTGTGGTTAAAAGAAAAACAAGAGGTGGTGGGACAATATAAAGCCTACTACTTTAAGTAAAAAGCCATTAGCCGTTACCGCATGAATGCGCCGAGGCCAGCGATCCACTAACTGACTAATATCGGTTTCCACGTGCCGTCGCGCCTGCTGGCGCAGCCAGTTGGTGCAGTAATCATTGTCAGCCTGATGGGAATTACTGCGCCGAATGGGCTCAAAGGCTATCCCAGCCGCTTGGGCTAACAAGTCCTCCTGGATGTAGTGGTTATAGGCTTTATCACCGTAAACGGTGCTACAGACCGGTAAGTCAAAACCCAACAACTCGAAGGCAATTTGATCATGGTTACTGCCTGGTGTGAAGTCAAACTCTACGATCCGCCCATCAGCGGCCGTGACCAAATGCACTTTATAACCGTAGAAATATTCCCGTTTACTGGCGTTATAGCCTCGAAAAGCCGCTCCTTGCACCAGTCGGCAACGACTAATGCGAATGTTTTTACAGACCGGCAGGGGACAAGAATCAATGGCAAAGTGGGTATTCTCGGCCTTGGCCCAGCTACTTAGCAACGCAACGAGTTCAGCTAGCCGGTCTTGCAGCCTGTAGAGTCGCCGGTTAAATTGAGAGCGGCTGAGTTTGTGGGTGATGTTGCGAGCACGCTTCATCGAGCGCATGGCCTGCTGGCAGTTGCCGCCAAAGTCCAGACAAGCGATGACAAACACAAACAAGACCGCACCGGCGGCCCGGCTCGGCATCGATCAGTTTAGGTGGTTGCCCACTGGCAGAAGCGCCCGTGGAGCGACAGTGGTTGCAAGTCTTAAGATAGTCGTCTATCATTGCGTACACGAACACATCGCGTAAGTCGTCGGTGTCGAAGTGGAGCATGGTCAATAGTTTAGGTTTGGCGACTCAAAACTATTCAAACCATGCTTTTTTATTTAATGCAGCTTATTACCACACAACTTGGGTTATATACTATATTAATGGGATAGCTGCGTCTAGCTACTCGTACATGGGAGCAGGCCGATGCTCTTTTTAACTACATGCTGAACCAACGCATTTTCAAACTCTGGTAAAATCTGGGTTGGGAAGATAGTTGGGACAAAAGGCACCTACGTCAGCTAGTACTAGCCCTTCTGAAAGTCTCTCGTCAAGGCTTGCCCTAATTTAGGGGCAGGCCTTGACGAGAGACTTTCTAATTTAGTGCCCGTTTACATGACTGGCTGCTTCGATAATAAAAGCGGCTACCTTCTCCGGTTGTGAGACCATAGGAACATGGCTGGACGTGAGTGTAAGGGTGGTTGCCTTGATCTTCTTCGCTAAGGTTTGCTGAAGTTCTGGATTGATCATGCGATCTCCGCTGGCAACAATGTACCAGGAAGGCTTTGTTTTCCAGGCAGCTTTGGAAATTTTATCGTCGATTGCTTTGGCCGACCAGGGGCCCTGCGTAGTAAACATAAGCTTAGTCTCCGCTTCGGACAGATCCTGGGCAAAATCTTCTTTAATGCCTTTGGCTGTTAGGGAAAGAAAGCCGGAAGCGTCGGGTCTGACTTCACCAAAACCCGGAGCAGGAGGGGCGGTCTGGCCCATCTCACCAAACGACTGTCCTTCGTTGGGCGCACCAGCCGCCACATATACCAGCCCGGCTACCTTGGGGTCGTTACCCGCTTCGGTGATCACCGCGCCACCCCAGGAGTGACCCACTAACAGCACCGGGCCGTTCTGTAAGGCGATAGCCCGTTTAGCAGCTGCTACGTCGTCGGCCAGTGAGGTTAGTGGATTTTGTACAGAAATTACAGTAAGGCCTTTGGCTTCCAATAAAGGAATAACCTTGGACCAGCTTGACCCATCGGCGAATGCACCGTGAACAAGTACTACGTTGGTTACTCCTGTTTTTGTCGATTGAGCGGCTACTCCGCCGATTGTTGAAACTGCCATAATAATGCTGGTTAGAACGCCCAAAGAGCGGTTAAGTGTGTACATGATTGTTTTGGTTAAACTTGGGAGCTACCGTTAAGTAACTTCCTATAGTTGTTTTAGCCCATTGACATGCCGCCATCCACGATCAGCTCGGCCCCCACCACAAATGAGGAATCGTCCGATGCGAAGAATAGGGCAACCTTGGCAATTTCTTCTGGCCTGCCGAAGCGCCCCAGCGGAATAGCCTCAATAATTCCCTGATTCATTTGGATCAATTGCTGATCCGAAATGCCGAGTTTGGTTGCACTATGCAAAGACGTATCGACCGGCCCTGGACTAATGGCGTTTACCCGTATCTGGTGAGCAATTAGCTCGGTAGATAAATTTTTGGCCATCGTCAGCAAGGCTCCTTTCGTGGCTGCGTATACACTAGCACCGGGTGCGCCAACGTGGGCATTGATAGACGTGTTTAAAATGATAGAGCCGCCATTTTTAAAAAAAGGAACAAGCGCCTGAATGGTGAAATAAGCCCCTCTAACATTGGTGTTTATACTTTCGTCAAAAATGGCTTCCGTCATTTTCTCAAAAGGGGCAAATTTGGCCACCCCTGCATTGATGAACAGAATGTCGATACTGGAGAAGTTGGCCTGCACGAAGGATGACAAATGGTCTGCATTGTCTGGAATGCTGGCATCCCAGACAATGCCATGTGCTTTTTCTCCCAGTTCAGCGGTGATTTGAGTCAGTGATTCCTCACTACGTCCGGTAATCAGAACAGTGGCTCCCTGAGCGATAAATTCTTTGGCAGTGGCCAGGCCGATACCACTGCTTCCGCCTGTAATAATGGCTACTTTATTTTGAAGTCGATTCATGGTTGTGTGTTGAAGTAAGGTTAATGCCTGCTGACACGCAACACCGAGTTAAAACGGATACTGCCGTGCCACTTTCTGAACACTCACCCATTGAACGGTCGTCAGTTCTTCCAGAATAAAATCACCACCAAAGCGACCGGTTCCCGATGATTTTTCACCCCCGAATGGGGTATGCACTTCGTCGTTAGCCGACTGGTCGTTGATGTGCATCATACCTGTTTCCACGCGCCGGGCCAGTTGCATGCCCCGGTAAATATCTCGGGTATACAAAGCACCACTCAGACCGAAGTCGGTTGCATTGGCCAACTCGATGGCTTCCTCGTCGTTGGCAAAGGAAACCAGGCCTACGGCTGGGCCAAAGATTTCCTCTTTGAACACACGCATGTGTTTAGTGACACCTGATAGAACGGTGGGATGCAGGACATTCCCTTCGGCTCTGTTTCCGGTTTCGACAACAGCACCATCCGCTACGGCACTTTGCAAAATGCCCAGAATACGCTGAACCGATTTATGATCGATCAGGGGGCCAACCACTGTGCTTTTATCCGCCGGATCCCCATAGGGAAGTTGATTTACCCGGGCCACAAACTTGGTTTTAAACTCTTCGTACAAACTTTCGTGAATGATAATGCGATTGGTAGCCATGCAAACCTGACCCTGATGCAGGAATCGCCCAAACACGGCCCCGTCAACGGCTTTATCCACATCGGCATCATCCAGAACCATGAATACATTGTTGCCTCCCAACTCCAGCGCCGACTTTTTGAGCCCTTCCCCAGCAATTCGTCCTATCCCTTTTCCCACTGGCGTAGACCCCGTAAACGAAACCATTCTCGAATAGGGATGAGCCGTGAAGTAATCCCCCATGATGTCCGACCGGCCAACCACTACATTAAACACACCGGCAGGAATGCCCGCTTCTTCCAACAGTTTGGCAATGATTGTTCCGCCCGTAACCAGGGATTGTGAGGCCGGTTTGACAACCATCGTATTGCCAACCGCCAGGGCAGGAGCGATTGTCCGCATAGAGAGGTATAGAGGAAAATTCCAGGGGCTGATCAGGCTTACAACACCTAACGGTTTCCGGTATACGTATGTCTCTTTTCCATCAATTGTTGAGGTGGTGGTACGTCCATGCATGCGGGTAGGAAACGAGGACGCTTCTACCAGAATATCGTGTGATTGCTGCACTTCAAGCAAGCCCTTTAAATAAGTGCTTCCGGTTTCGCGGGTGAGCCAGTCAATAAACTCCTCCTGACGTTCCAGCAGAATTGCAGCTGCTTTCAGTAATATATCCCGACGAACGAGCGGATTTGTGGCGGCCCAGGTAGGAAATGCCTGTTTAGCAGCCTCAAAGGCAACATCCACATCAGTCGTTCCTGCCGAATGAAGCGTATGAATAACTTCATTCGTAAATGGATTCAGGTTGTCAATGGGAGCATCTTCCTGTCCATCAACCCATTGCCCATGAATAAACTGCTTATTTAACGCTGTGTAATTGACCGGTGCCTGTTGGTCATCGAGATCAATGGCTGCTTCTAGGGTTAGCATAATAGGAAAGGATTAAGACTGTTTGATTCGTCTCTCGTCTGAGTC
Coding sequences:
- a CDS encoding HupE/UreJ family protein encodes the protein MPNSVVLLNVHANRIDAELQIPLVELQSAWGHAVNDSSAGLVERLGPQLRAYMKMHIHPQSPDGRFWTVSVGKLTVHESQNPINGVYRELTAQVQMMPPSGEDVRQFTFHYDVVLHQVRTHKILVSVRQDWESGQLVEAEPVQVGTISLDIVNDRILPLPINLASGSPWTGLTAMIKLGTQHIAEGTDHLLFLLVLLLPAPLLVVGKRWSRFGGVHYSLRHILLIVTAFTIGHSLTLLLGAMGWVRLPAQPVEILIAVSILVSAAHAVRPLFPGREAWIAAGFGLVHGLAFASTLANLQLDMGPMALSILGFNLGIELMQLLIIGLAIPWLMLLSRTPTYRIVRLTGAFLAAIAALAWVVERITGQPNFLTKGVEQVASYAPYGLGVLALMALLLSWRMKRANQLPVL
- a CDS encoding ATP-binding protein, with the translated sequence MNGLSDELLNQMPGGYFYFTEEGILLGINQTLLDQLGYDAPDMAGKPVEALLTIASRIFYQTHFYPLLKLQGKADEIFLSLRMKNGQALPVLLNAASLKRDDSRVYQCVCLPVRQRQKYEEEILQSKREAQQALRENKELLEAKQTLEQHQHLLDQQLTELAQKNQQLWQFSKLITHDLQEPLRKITLLADALRQEEGQGLVLDEGKLLDRIMAASQSMRALIRRLGDYLSLEVDPEQIGLIDLQQVVVNASERVSQQHVTNIRLVTHDLPQIEGDRGQLVNLFIELMTNSVLISHQPAHPPLEITITGQLIEQNSFRSLPGKYRYEEFIRITYSDNGPGLKIGLGDQLFLIHKNTSAGLLKLGFGLAICKKIIDNHGGMISVTPNSGSGAEFVILLPVRHHNLITN
- a CDS encoding alpha/beta fold hydrolase — protein: METSILIRNHVTIRGSGHQPMLFAHGFGCSQQMWRFITSAFETDYRLILFDYVGSGSSQLSAYNPDRYNNLNGYAQDVLDICTALDLTDIIFVGHSVSCMIGLLASLKAPERFSRLILIGPSPCYINDGAEYVGGFNRTDIEELLLTMEKNYIGWANFLAPVVINDPAQPELTQELSESFCSTDPLIARQFAQVTFLSDNRLDIAKSTVPGLVLQCTQDLIAPLEVGMYVHQHLRDSQLILLNATGHCPHLSAPQETIQAINAYLQPSQGLNGR
- a CDS encoding IS982 family transposase, which produces MPSRAAGAVLFVFVIACLDFGGNCQQAMRSMKRARNITHKLSRSQFNRRLYRLQDRLAELVALLSSWAKAENTHFAIDSCPLPVCKNIRISRCRLVQGAAFRGYNASKREYFYGYKVHLVTAADGRIVEFDFTPGSNHDQIAFELLGFDLPVCSTVYGDKAYNHYIQEDLLAQAAGIAFEPIRRSNSHQADNDYCTNWLRQQARRHVETDISQLVDRWPRRIHAVTANGFLLKVVGFILSHHLLFFF
- a CDS encoding alpha/beta fold hydrolase, whose translation is MYTLNRSLGVLTSIIMAVSTIGGVAAQSTKTGVTNVVLVHGAFADGSSWSKVIPLLEAKGLTVISVQNPLTSLADDVAAAKRAIALQNGPVLLVGHSWGGAVITEAGNDPKVAGLVYVAAGAPNEGQSFGEMGQTAPPAPGFGEVRPDASGFLSLTAKGIKEDFAQDLSEAETKLMFTTQGPWSAKAIDDKISKAAWKTKPSWYIVASGDRMINPELQQTLAKKIKATTLTLTSSHVPMVSQPEKVAAFIIEAASHVNGH
- a CDS encoding SDR family oxidoreductase — its product is MNRLQNKVAIITGGSSGIGLATAKEFIAQGATVLITGRSEESLTQITAELGEKAHGIVWDASIPDNADHLSSFVQANFSSIDILFINAGVAKFAPFEKMTEAIFDESINTNVRGAYFTIQALVPFFKNGGSIILNTSINAHVGAPGASVYAATKGALLTMAKNLSTELIAHQIRVNAISPGPVDTSLHSATKLGISDQQLIQMNQGIIEAIPLGRFGRPEEIAKVALFFASDDSSFVVGAELIVDGGMSMG
- a CDS encoding aldehyde dehydrogenase family protein, with the protein product MLTLEAAIDLDDQQAPVNYTALNKQFIHGQWVDGQEDAPIDNLNPFTNEVIHTLHSAGTTDVDVAFEAAKQAFPTWAATNPLVRRDILLKAAAILLERQEEFIDWLTRETGSTYLKGLLEVQQSHDILVEASSFPTRMHGRTTTSTIDGKETYVYRKPLGVVSLISPWNFPLYLSMRTIAPALAVGNTMVVKPASQSLVTGGTIIAKLLEEAGIPAGVFNVVVGRSDIMGDYFTAHPYSRMVSFTGSTPVGKGIGRIAGEGLKKSALELGGNNVFMVLDDADVDKAVDGAVFGRFLHQGQVCMATNRIIIHESLYEEFKTKFVARVNQLPYGDPADKSTVVGPLIDHKSVQRILGILQSAVADGAVVETGNRAEGNVLHPTVLSGVTKHMRVFKEEIFGPAVGLVSFANDEEAIELANATDFGLSGALYTRDIYRGMQLARRVETGMMHINDQSANDEVHTPFGGEKSSGTGRFGGDFILEELTTVQWVSVQKVARQYPF